One part of the Helicobacter cetorum MIT 99-5656 genome encodes these proteins:
- the acnB gene encoding bifunctional aconitate hydratase 2/2-methylisocitrate dehydratase gives MKDFLENYKKCVLEREEEGIPPLPLNAKQVEKVVELLMSDDTENAVFAKELLIHRVSPGVDEGAKVKAEFLAKLSQKKLECSHISALEATTLLGTMLGGYNVEPLIVGLESSDENIAKESAKALKSTLLVYGAFDKIAELSKTNALAKEVLESWANAEWFLNKEPLSECIEACVFKIDGETNTDDLSPASDAFTRSDIPLHAKAMLKNRIENYQKRIEAIKTKGVPVAYVGDVVGTGSSRKSATNSIMWHFGKDIPFVPNKKSGGFVIGGVIAPIFFATCEDSGALPIIADVKEMKEGDIIKIYPYKGEITLDDKVVSTFKLEPETLLDEVRAGGRIPLIIGRGLTNKARKFLGLDESEVFKKPATPKSNAKGYTLAQKIVGRACGVEGVLPGTYCEPKVTTVGSQDTTGAMTRDEIKELASLKFDAPFVLQSFCHTAAYPKPSDVSLHATLPSFITERGGVALHPGDGVIHTWLNRMGLPDTLGTGGDSHTRFPLGISFPAGSGLVAFAAVTGTMPLNMPESVLVRFKGERRPEITLRDLVNAIPYYAIKQGLLTVEKKGKINIFNGRILEIEGLPDIKMEQAFELSDASAERSAAACVVRLNKEPMIEYLQSNIKLIEEMIASDYEDKETLRKRKEAMQAWIANPVLLEPDDDAKYAAIIEIDMAEITEPILACPNDPDDVATLSEILADTTGKRPHNIDEVFIGSCMTNIGHFRAFGEIVKNAPASQARLWVVPPTKMDEKELIKEGYYAIFGAAGARTEVPGCSLCMGNQARVRDNAVVFSTSTRNFDNRMGKGARVYLGSAELGAVCALLGKIPTKEEYANLVNEKLENQKDRVYRYMNFNLMENFKL, from the coding sequence ATGAAAGATTTTTTAGAGAACTATAAAAAGTGCGTTTTAGAAAGAGAAGAAGAAGGTATTCCCCCATTACCTTTGAATGCGAAGCAGGTAGAAAAAGTTGTTGAACTTTTGATGTCCGATGATACAGAGAATGCAGTTTTTGCTAAAGAATTGCTCATTCACAGAGTAAGCCCAGGTGTAGATGAAGGAGCGAAAGTTAAGGCGGAATTTTTAGCTAAATTATCTCAAAAAAAATTAGAATGTTCGCATATTAGTGCCCTAGAAGCAACCACTCTTTTAGGCACAATGCTTGGGGGCTACAATGTAGAGCCTTTAATTGTAGGCTTAGAAAGTTCAGATGAAAATATTGCTAAAGAAAGTGCAAAAGCTTTAAAATCCACACTTTTAGTTTATGGAGCGTTTGATAAAATCGCTGAATTGAGTAAGACTAATGCTCTAGCTAAAGAAGTGCTAGAGTCCTGGGCGAATGCGGAGTGGTTTTTGAATAAAGAGCCTTTGAGTGAATGTATTGAGGCGTGCGTGTTTAAAATTGATGGTGAAACTAATACAGATGATTTAAGCCCCGCTAGTGATGCTTTCACACGAAGTGATATTCCTTTGCATGCAAAAGCGATGTTAAAAAATAGGATTGAGAATTATCAAAAGCGTATAGAAGCGATTAAGACTAAGGGCGTTCCTGTGGCGTATGTGGGCGATGTGGTTGGCACAGGAAGCTCTAGAAAAAGTGCGACTAATTCTATCATGTGGCATTTTGGAAAGGATATTCCTTTTGTGCCTAATAAAAAGAGTGGGGGGTTTGTGATTGGGGGCGTAATCGCTCCGATTTTCTTTGCGACTTGTGAAGATAGTGGGGCGTTACCCATTATTGCTGATGTCAAAGAAATGAAAGAAGGCGACATTATCAAAATCTATCCTTATAAGGGCGAAATCACGCTTGATGATAAGGTAGTTAGCACCTTTAAATTAGAGCCTGAAACTTTGTTAGATGAAGTGAGAGCTGGAGGACGCATTCCTTTAATTATCGGTAGGGGTTTGACCAATAAAGCGCGCAAATTCTTGGGACTAGATGAATCAGAGGTGTTTAAAAAGCCAGCTACTCCAAAAAGTAATGCTAAAGGCTACACCTTAGCACAAAAAATTGTGGGTCGTGCTTGTGGGGTAGAGGGGGTATTGCCCGGCACCTATTGTGAGCCAAAGGTTACTACTGTGGGTAGTCAAGACACTACAGGGGCAATGACAAGAGATGAGATTAAAGAACTAGCGAGTTTGAAGTTTGACGCTCCTTTTGTATTACAGAGTTTTTGTCATACCGCTGCTTATCCAAAGCCTAGCGATGTGAGTTTGCATGCGACTTTACCTAGCTTTATCACTGAAAGGGGTGGTGTGGCATTGCATCCGGGCGATGGCGTGATTCACACATGGCTGAACCGCATGGGATTACCCGATACTTTAGGCACAGGGGGGGATAGCCACACGCGTTTTCCTTTAGGCATTAGTTTTCCTGCAGGGAGTGGTCTAGTCGCTTTTGCGGCTGTTACAGGCACGATGCCATTAAATATGCCAGAATCGGTTTTGGTGCGTTTTAAGGGTGAGAGAAGACCTGAAATTACCCTAAGAGACTTGGTTAATGCGATTCCTTACTATGCGATTAAACAAGGGTTACTCACGGTTGAGAAAAAGGGTAAAATCAATATCTTTAATGGGCGTATCTTAGAGATTGAAGGTTTGCCAGACATTAAAATGGAGCAAGCTTTTGAATTAAGCGATGCGAGTGCAGAAAGAAGTGCTGCAGCTTGTGTGGTGCGTTTGAATAAAGAGCCTATGATTGAGTATTTGCAATCTAATATCAAGCTTATTGAAGAAATGATAGCAAGCGATTATGAAGATAAGGAGACTTTAAGAAAGCGTAAGGAAGCTATGCAAGCTTGGATAGCTAATCCGGTGTTGTTAGAGCCAGATGATGATGCAAAATATGCTGCTATCATTGAGATTGATATGGCTGAAATTACAGAGCCTATTTTAGCTTGTCCTAATGACCCTGATGATGTAGCTACTTTAAGTGAAATTTTAGCTGACACAACCGGTAAAAGACCGCATAACATTGATGAAGTGTTTATTGGCTCTTGTATGACTAATATTGGGCATTTTAGAGCCTTTGGCGAAATTGTTAAAAACGCTCCTGCTAGTCAAGCACGCCTTTGGGTAGTGCCACCGACTAAAATGGACGAAAAAGAGTTGATTAAAGAGGGCTATTATGCAATTTTTGGCGCTGCAGGAGCAAGGACTGAAGTTCCGGGCTGTAGCTTGTGTATGGGTAATCAAGCAAGAGTAAGAGATAATGCGGTGGTCTTTTCTACTTCTACACGAAACTTTGATAATCGTATGGGTAAGGGCGCTAGAGTGTATTTAGGTAGTGCGGAGCTTGGGGCTGTGTGTGCCTTATTAGGAAAAATCCCCACTAAAGAAGAATACGCTAATTTAGTGAATGAAAAACTAGAGAATCAAAAAGATAGGGTTTATCGCTATATGAACTTTAACTTAATGGAGAATTTCAAGCTCTAG
- a CDS encoding outer membrane protein — protein MFKNSQIENLAKSLQLNAGITQNGVGIMSLGLVMIQANELLQLIKNNPTTNLIQIYSKEQPTLITNNYATHSSPTTTIEVLKSLDSLRLSSIKGYLEGYLQELDIIMQPSCDNNGDSCIKGGSDNTTLLTIKTNVESILNALNSNQAFNSSSIQQDLSKIISAIQGNTIGANNKITDSEILQNGYVGYTSSSNFTIGSGATSDSYSHAYLTPSFGIQSLMLFQMLQGISENKKDVNYAYALGSAFNNFKQTYYNYFFENVYNGCNLYSSGNKISCFNDSTQPARLRTLIKAIDPSLITTYNTLGTLGNKFFANSSTGNASVYQPLMTELKKQISTLNFSNDSIKENDKQQALSIIDKFLTDISLYDTQTSKNTSIQFSAWINNGSFNLMHNPISADISFNITKNKKGMEEPSGVIVRGEYWGGANGNTVETYPTKMSIKDLYNNIMSWWDNVGNMANALNSHNPKEIGKAIQSFGNFYNTMWKENKYYEAGKGSYPDKNQIKQILSNINKTLPTKDQVSQNTFNSWTHFLALPTLSQQHQATYNTLQSSKPIALASLSTLANMFNQMNYLSSPTTTFTNNDKVIESKQQGYMLGFGIKGGYKQMFNYYIKGDKKSKKKYGQFGLRYYAFLDYNYGILNQRNMHKENMNMLSYGVGLDILVNVFENKLASYGIFGGFQIAGNSWLSTRTYSSSMKDKIKATHFQFLFDFGLRTNIARHHDIELGVKIPMLSQRYIDTANLKVNYKREFVYYVGYLYGF, from the coding sequence TTGTTTAAAAACTCTCAAATAGAAAATCTCGCTAAAAGCTTGCAATTAAATGCAGGAATCACTCAAAATGGTGTGGGGATTATGAGCTTAGGTTTAGTGATGATTCAAGCCAATGAATTGTTACAACTTATAAAAAATAATCCAACTACTAATCTTATTCAAATATATTCTAAGGAACAACCAACACTTATAACAAATAACTACGCCACTCATTCTAGCCCTACCACTACTATAGAAGTGCTTAAAAGCCTTGATAGTTTAAGACTCTCATCTATTAAAGGGTATTTGGAGGGTTATTTGCAAGAGTTAGACATAATAATGCAACCAAGTTGTGATAACAATGGTGATAGTTGTATCAAAGGTGGTAGCGATAATACAACCTTGCTAACGATTAAAACAAATGTGGAAAGCATTTTAAATGCTTTAAACTCTAATCAAGCATTCAATAGCTCATCTATCCAACAAGATTTAAGCAAAATTATTTCAGCCATACAAGGTAACACTATCGGTGCTAATAACAAAATTACTGATAGTGAAATTTTACAAAATGGATATGTTGGCTATACTAGTAGCAGTAATTTTACAATTGGTAGTGGTGCTACAAGTGATAGTTATTCACATGCCTATTTAACCCCTAGTTTTGGTATCCAATCTCTTATGCTCTTTCAAATGCTACAAGGCATATCTGAAAATAAAAAAGATGTGAATTACGCTTACGCACTGGGTTCAGCGTTTAACAACTTTAAACAAACATACTACAACTATTTTTTTGAAAATGTTTATAATGGTTGCAATCTTTATAGTAGTGGCAACAAAATATCTTGTTTTAATGATAGCACACAGCCCGCAAGACTAAGAACCTTGATTAAAGCGATAGACCCTAGCCTTATAACGACTTATAATACACTTGGCACATTAGGAAATAAATTTTTTGCTAATAGTTCCACAGGAAATGCAAGTGTGTATCAGCCCCTAATGACAGAGTTAAAAAAACAAATCAGCACTTTAAATTTTTCAAACGACTCCATAAAAGAAAACGATAAGCAACAAGCTCTTAGTATTATTGATAAATTTTTAACCGATATTTCACTCTATGACACACAAACTTCCAAAAATACAAGTATACAATTTAGTGCTTGGATAAATAATGGCTCATTTAATTTGATGCATAATCCTATTTCAGCTGATATTTCATTTAACATAACCAAAAATAAAAAGGGAATGGAAGAACCAAGTGGTGTGATTGTAAGGGGAGAATATTGGGGAGGTGCTAATGGAAATACGGTGGAAACATACCCAACAAAGATGAGTATCAAAGACCTTTATAATAATATTATGTCTTGGTGGGACAATGTAGGCAACATGGCTAACGCTCTTAACTCTCATAATCCTAAAGAAATAGGCAAAGCCATTCAAAGCTTTGGTAATTTCTACAATACAATGTGGAAAGAAAATAAATACTATGAAGCAGGAAAGGGGAGCTACCCCGATAAAAACCAAATCAAGCAAATCCTTTCTAACATCAACAAAACTTTACCCACAAAAGACCAAGTCAGTCAAAATACCTTTAATAGTTGGACTCACTTCTTAGCTCTACCCACTCTCTCTCAACAACACCAAGCTACCTATAATACTTTACAATCTTCTAAACCCATAGCCTTAGCTAGTCTAAGCACCTTAGCAAACATGTTTAATCAAATGAATTATTTAAGCTCTCCTACAACTACATTCACTAATAATGATAAAGTTATAGAAAGCAAACAACAAGGTTATATGCTAGGCTTTGGAATCAAGGGTGGCTATAAACAAATGTTTAACTACTATATTAAAGGAGATAAAAAGAGTAAAAAGAAATACGGACAATTTGGCTTAAGATACTATGCTTTCTTAGATTATAACTATGGTATCTTAAATCAAAGAAATATGCATAAAGAAAATATGAACATGCTCAGTTATGGAGTGGGCTTAGATATTCTAGTGAATGTTTTTGAAAACAAACTAGCTAGTTATGGAATCTTTGGTGGGTTTCAAATTGCTGGTAATTCATGGTTATCTACTAGAACTTATTCTAGTAGTATGAAAGATAAAATTAAAGCTACCCATTTTCAATTTCTCTTTGATTTTGGATTAAGAACTAATATTGCTAGACACCATGATATTGAATTAGGCGTTAAGATTCCTATGCTTAGTCAAAGATATATTGACACAGCTAATCTTAAAGTGAATTATAAAAGAGAGTTTGTTTATTATGTAGGGTATTTATATGGGTTTTAG
- the flhB gene encoding flagellar biosynthesis protein FlhB: MAEEEKTELPSAKKIQKAREEGNVPKSMEVVGFLGLLVGLLSIFIFFMWWVDGFGEMYRNMLKDFSLDFSKEDAYKLFYQIAKDAFLLLLPILIILVIVAFLSNVLQFGLLFAPKTIQPKFSKINPINGVKNLFSLKKLIDGAMITLKVFLAFFLGFFIFSLFLGELNHTALLNLNSQLLWFRNKALLLIFSLLFLFFVMAFIDLILKRRQYTQSLKMTKQEVKDEYKQQEGNPEIKAKIRQMMMKNAANKMMQEIPKANVVVTNPTHYAIALKFDEEHPVPVVVAKGTDHLAIRIKGIAREYGIEIIENKKLARELYRDVKLNTAIPEALFEAVAIVFAQVAKLEQERKKQRIFKSF; this comes from the coding sequence ATGGCTGAAGAAGAAAAAACCGAACTCCCAAGTGCGAAAAAAATCCAAAAAGCCAGAGAAGAAGGCAATGTGCCTAAAAGCATGGAAGTGGTGGGATTTTTAGGGTTATTGGTGGGGCTATTAAGCATTTTTATCTTTTTTATGTGGTGGGTAGATGGCTTTGGCGAGATGTATCGTAATATGCTTAAAGATTTTTCTTTAGATTTTAGCAAAGAAGATGCTTACAAGCTTTTTTATCAGATTGCTAAAGACGCTTTTTTATTGCTCTTACCTATTTTAATTATCTTAGTCATTGTGGCGTTTTTATCTAATGTCTTGCAATTTGGCTTGCTCTTTGCCCCTAAAACCATTCAGCCCAAATTTTCAAAAATCAACCCCATTAATGGCGTTAAAAACCTTTTTTCTTTAAAAAAACTCATTGATGGAGCTATGATTACTCTAAAAGTTTTTTTAGCTTTTTTTCTAGGATTTTTTATCTTTTCTTTATTCTTAGGGGAATTAAACCATACAGCCCTTTTGAATTTAAACAGCCAATTATTATGGTTTAGAAACAAGGCGTTATTACTCATTTTTTCGCTTTTATTTTTGTTTTTTGTTATGGCTTTTATTGATTTGATTTTGAAACGCCGTCAATACACACAATCCTTAAAAATGACTAAACAAGAAGTCAAAGACGAATACAAACAACAAGAAGGAAACCCTGAAATCAAAGCCAAAATCCGCCAAATGATGATGAAAAATGCTGCTAATAAAATGATGCAAGAAATTCCTAAAGCTAATGTGGTTGTAACCAACCCCACCCATTATGCCATCGCTCTAAAATTTGATGAAGAACACCCCGTGCCTGTAGTGGTGGCTAAGGGAACTGACCACTTAGCCATTAGGATTAAAGGCATTGCTAGAGAATATGGCATAGAAATTATAGAAAATAAAAAACTCGCTAGAGAGCTTTATAGAGATGTGAAATTAAATACCGCCATTCCTGAAGCATTGTTTGAAGCGGTAGCGATTGTCTTTGCCCAAGTAGCTAAACTAGAACAAGAACGCAAAAAACAAAGGATTTTTAAATCCTTTTAA
- a CDS encoding MqnA/MqnD/SBP family protein, with translation MRFGKIDYLNMLPFDVFIKSYPTPCFFKQFLRLKKTYPSKLNTSLLFRRIDAGFISSIAGFKFALNSCSLGIVAHKEVLSVLLLAKENAFDKESASSNALAKVLGLKGEVLIGDKALQFYYQNKHQDNAFIDLASKWYEKKRLPFVFGRLCYHKNKDFYKRLSLAFKHKKVKIPHYLLNEASLKTKLKRQEILNYLKKIYYSLGKKEQLSLRTFYRELLFKRIQKPKRF, from the coding sequence GTGCGTTTTGGCAAAATTGATTATTTAAACATGCTCCCTTTTGATGTGTTTATCAAATCCTATCCTACCCCTTGTTTTTTCAAACAATTTTTACGGCTTAAAAAAACCTACCCTTCTAAACTCAATACAAGCTTGTTGTTTAGGCGTATTGATGCAGGCTTTATTTCTTCTATTGCTGGCTTTAAATTCGCTCTCAATTCTTGTTCTCTAGGCATAGTCGCTCACAAGGAAGTTTTAAGTGTGCTACTCTTAGCTAAAGAAAATGCCTTTGACAAAGAGTCCGCATCTTCAAACGCCTTAGCTAAAGTGCTAGGATTAAAAGGCGAAGTGCTTATTGGCGATAAAGCGTTGCAATTTTATTATCAAAACAAACACCAAGATAATGCTTTCATAGATTTAGCGTCTAAGTGGTATGAAAAAAAACGCTTGCCTTTTGTTTTTGGGCGTTTGTGCTATCATAAAAACAAAGATTTTTACAAGCGATTATCTTTAGCTTTCAAACACAAAAAAGTTAAAATCCCTCACTATCTTCTTAATGAAGCGAGCCTAAAAACCAAGCTAAAACGCCAAGAAATTCTAAATTATTTAAAAAAAATTTACTATTCTTTAGGCAAGAAAGAGCAACTAAGCCTAAGAACATTCTATCGTGAATTATTGTTCAAACGCATTCAAAAACCCAAGCGTTTTTAA
- the ftsY gene encoding signal recognition particle-docking protein FtsY, giving the protein MFHFFKKIANKIKGEENKSAKKRRESILKDELEEVLISFDIQYDLIESLLKHLSDSITPRQLEVALLRFVRGESYYDKTRLQTISTKPLVHLIVGVNGAGKTTSIAKLAKLSLKQHKKVLLGAGDTFRAAAVKQLQLWGERLNIQVISAKEGSDPSSLAYNTIESAIAKNIDEVFIDTAGRLHNQTNLKNELSKIARTCSKVLKDAPFYKFLILDGTQGSSGLTQAKIFHETLALDGVIMTKLDGTSKGGAILSVLYELKLPILYLGMGEKEDDLIPFDEERFIEDLVDAVFMES; this is encoded by the coding sequence ATGTTTCATTTTTTCAAAAAAATTGCCAACAAAATTAAGGGTGAAGAGAATAAGTCCGCAAAAAAAAGGCGTGAAAGTATTCTCAAAGATGAGCTAGAAGAAGTTCTTATTAGCTTTGACATTCAATACGACTTAATAGAGAGCTTATTAAAACATCTAAGCGACTCAATTACGCCTAGGCAATTAGAAGTCGCCCTACTACGCTTTGTGCGTGGGGAAAGCTACTATGATAAAACCCGCCTTCAAACTATTAGCACAAAACCCTTAGTGCATCTCATTGTAGGGGTTAATGGTGCGGGCAAAACCACTAGCATCGCTAAATTAGCCAAGCTCTCTTTAAAACAACATAAAAAAGTGCTTTTAGGGGCGGGCGATACTTTCAGAGCTGCTGCCGTCAAACAGCTCCAATTATGGGGCGAAAGGCTCAATATTCAAGTCATTAGTGCTAAAGAAGGAAGCGACCCAAGCTCTCTAGCCTATAACACCATAGAAAGTGCGATAGCTAAAAACATTGATGAAGTCTTTATAGACACCGCTGGAAGATTACACAACCAAACCAATCTCAAAAACGAGCTTTCTAAAATCGCGCGCACTTGTTCTAAAGTCTTAAAAGACGCTCCTTTTTACAAATTTCTCATTTTAGATGGCACACAAGGAAGTTCAGGACTCACTCAAGCTAAGATTTTTCATGAAACTCTAGCCTTAGATGGCGTGATTATGACTAAGCTTGATGGCACTTCTAAAGGCGGAGCGATTTTAAGCGTGCTGTATGAGTTGAAATTACCTATCCTTTATTTAGGCATGGGCGAAAAAGAAGATGATTTAATCCCCTTTGATGAAGAACGCTTTATAGAAGACTTAGTTGATGCAGTGTTTATGGAGTCATAA
- the moaA gene encoding GTP 3',8-cyclase MoaA, giving the protein MLIDSFDRVIDYIRVSVTKQCNFRCQYCMPDTPLDFFDDEELLPLDNVLEFLKIAIDEGIRKIRITGGEPLLRKGLDEFIAKLHAYNKEVALVLTTNGFLLKKMAKDLKNAGLSRVNISLDSLKSDRIIKISKKDALKNVLEGIEESLRVGLKLKLNAVAMKGVNDDEILELLEYAKNRNIQIRYIEFMENSHAKSFVKGLKEQEILDLIGQKYKIVGMEKNPMGPSKIYTLENGYQFGIIAPHNDDFCKSCNRIRLASDGKICPCLYYQDAVDVRDAIKNRDRIGMKKLLKQSVINKPEKNMWNDENSETSARAFYYTGG; this is encoded by the coding sequence ATGCTAATAGATAGTTTTGATAGAGTTATTGACTATATTAGAGTGTCTGTAACCAAGCAATGTAATTTTAGGTGTCAATACTGCATGCCAGATACACCATTAGATTTTTTTGATGATGAAGAATTATTGCCTTTAGATAATGTTTTAGAATTTCTTAAAATTGCGATTGATGAAGGCATTAGAAAAATCAGAATTACCGGTGGAGAGCCACTATTACGCAAGGGCTTAGATGAATTTATCGCTAAATTGCATGCCTATAACAAGGAAGTGGCATTAGTTTTGACGACTAATGGCTTTTTACTCAAAAAAATGGCTAAGGATTTGAAAAATGCCGGGTTATCACGAGTGAATATCTCGCTAGATTCTTTAAAAAGCGATAGGATTATTAAAATCTCTAAAAAAGACGCTCTTAAAAATGTGTTAGAAGGCATTGAAGAGTCCTTGAGAGTAGGCTTGAAACTCAAGCTCAACGCCGTGGCTATGAAAGGCGTTAATGATGATGAAATTTTAGAGCTTTTAGAGTATGCAAAGAATAGAAATATACAAATCCGCTACATTGAATTTATGGAAAATTCGCATGCTAAAAGCTTTGTTAAAGGCTTGAAAGAGCAAGAAATTTTAGATTTGATTGGTCAAAAATACAAAATTGTTGGTATGGAAAAAAACCCCATGGGGCCTTCTAAAATCTATACACTAGAAAATGGCTATCAATTTGGCATTATCGCTCCGCATAACGATGATTTTTGCAAATCTTGTAATCGTATCCGCTTGGCTTCTGATGGCAAGATTTGTCCATGCCTATATTACCAAGACGCCGTAGATGTTAGAGATGCGATTAAAAATAGGGATAGAATAGGCATGAAAAAGCTTTTAAAACAATCCGTAATCAATAAACCCGAAAAAAACATGTGGAATGATGAAAATAGCGAAACTTCTGCAAGGGCGTTTTATTATACGGGGGGATAA
- the mobA gene encoding molybdenum cofactor guanylyltransferase MobA — translation MKLPFINHIPCVLLAGGKSSRFVVNNTQTNKALMPFESCSSLLEYQYTRLLTHFKKVFISVKKPFKLNAPYLLETESEIVSPLFGLYNAFLTLQTPYIFFITIDAPLVSFESIKTLCEVQNFSVVYAKSPTKEHYLISLWHKNVLDTLTNAIKTQNYRLSTLIKNTHSIAIDFDNEEEFLNLNTLKDYELALKILKERKHG, via the coding sequence TTGAAACTACCTTTTATCAATCATATTCCTTGTGTCCTACTTGCTGGGGGAAAAAGCTCTCGTTTTGTTGTGAATAACACCCAAACAAACAAGGCTCTTATGCCCTTTGAGTCTTGTTCTAGCCTTTTAGAATACCAATACACACGCCTTTTAACGCATTTTAAAAAAGTGTTTATTAGCGTTAAAAAGCCTTTTAAGCTAAATGCCCCCTATCTTTTAGAAACAGAGAGCGAAATTGTTTCGCCCCTTTTTGGTCTTTATAACGCTTTTTTAACATTGCAAACCCCTTATATTTTTTTCATCACTATAGACGCACCCTTAGTGTCCTTTGAGAGTATTAAGACTCTTTGTGAAGTGCAAAACTTTAGCGTGGTATATGCTAAAAGCCCCACTAAAGAGCATTATCTAATTTCTTTGTGGCATAAAAATGTTCTTGATACTCTTACTAATGCTATTAAAACCCAAAACTATCGCCTTAGCACCCTTATAAAGAATACCCATTCAATCGCTATAGATTTTGATAACGAAGAAGAATTTCTAAATCTCAACACCCTAAAAGACTATGAATTAGCCTTAAAAATCCTAAAAGAGAGAAAGCATGGCTGA
- a CDS encoding 5-formyltetrahydrofolate cyclo-ligase: MFRDFCKERLKKARATRDKLACRLLFLKLKSYKNILLYSPLEHELDILPLIIRLRQRRKRVWLPQSLKKGANISKERFSIAPFRLPLRRLGLFDEPRLSYLYKQELDCVVVPILGMDKSFRRVGFGLGMYDRSLPELLKKQRKRPLVVFVSRELAMADGVLTNAYDIEANLYVNARIVMKNCKKEHYGSQRINLCFIRSRCCMFNQRLSRVLCDEKDLSC, encoded by the coding sequence ATTTTTAGAGATTTTTGTAAAGAACGCTTGAAAAAGGCTAGAGCAACTAGAGACAAACTAGCTTGTAGGCTTTTGTTTCTAAAACTTAAGAGTTATAAAAATATTTTGTTGTATAGCCCTTTAGAGCATGAGCTTGATATATTGCCCTTGATTATTAGGTTAAGACAAAGGCGTAAGCGTGTGTGGTTGCCCCAAAGCTTAAAAAAGGGTGCTAACATTTCCAAAGAGCGTTTTAGTATTGCACCTTTTAGGTTGCCCTTAAGGCGTTTGGGATTGTTTGATGAGCCAAGACTCTCTTATTTGTATAAGCAAGAGTTAGATTGTGTGGTTGTGCCTATTCTAGGAATGGACAAAAGCTTTAGGCGTGTGGGTTTTGGACTGGGTATGTATGATAGAAGCTTGCCAGAACTACTCAAAAAGCAACGAAAACGCCCTTTGGTGGTGTTTGTGAGTAGGGAATTAGCGATGGCTGATGGCGTTCTTACAAACGCCTATGATATTGAAGCGAATCTTTATGTGAATGCTCGTATCGTTATGAAGAATTGCAAAAAGGAACATTATGGGTCACAGCGGATTAATTTATGTTTCATTAGAAGTCGTTGTTGCATGTTTAATCAGCGCCTTAGTCGTGTATTATGTGATGAAAAGGATTTATCATGCTAA